The DNA window AATAAAAATAAATTTCCACCTCAAGTCCCTTATATTATATGGACATTATTCTCTTTAGTAACATTATTTGTCTTCTATAACCGGTTAAAAATCACAAAGGAGAATTTCATCACCTATATCGGTAAGAATGCCATTTTCTTTTATTTTGCTCAAGGAATAAGTTCTTCTCTGGTGTATTTTCTGGTGGTTTCTTTAAATGAAAAAATACCGTGGTGGAGTTTAATGATCATCATCTATATCATTAATATCGCTTTAGCAACAATAATAGCAAAAGGCCTGAAGAAAATAGATAGCCTGGGATGGAATATTCTGGAATTCCTTCGAAGAAACACAGCTTCTTAAATAACTGAAATAAAAGAAGATTTGTTATGTCAATTTATTTTAAATTTACAAAAAATTTAAAACATGTTTAAGTTGAAACTTCCTACTGATCCAAGGTGGGCAAATATTGCAGAGGAAAACATTGAAGAAATTTTAACGGATCATGCATGGTGTGAGCAGAAAGCAGCAACAAACGCTATCTCTCTTATCACGATGATGCCTGAACAAACTGAAATTGTAACCGGACTTCTTGCTATTGCTCAGGAAGAGCTTGATCATTTCAATCAGGTTCATGAGATTATTAAGAAAAAAGGATATTCTTTCGGAAGAGCCAGAAAGGATGATTATGTAAATGAGCTTGCCAAATTTATTGTTCAGGGGAAAAGAGAAGATCTTATTGTTGACAAAATGCTTTTTGCGGCTATGATAGAAGCAAGAAGTTGTGAAAGATTTAAAGTTCTTACTGAAAACATCAAAGATGAGGAGCTAAAAGTGTTCTATAGAGAGCTAATGATCTCTGAAGCAAACCATTACACAACATTCATAGGATTCGCAAGACAATTAGGTGATCCTGAAAAAGTGAATAAGCGATGGGAAGAGTGGCTAGACTATGAAGCTAGTATTATCAAATCATACGGAAACAAAGAAACAATACACGGTTAATCCAAAATACATTAAAAACACAAGTTGAAAAAACTGACTTTTGAAAATATTGCCAACTTTTTCCTGAAAAATTTCTTTCAGGGACTTGTGATTATTGGACCTATCGGACTTACTATTTTTGTAATATGGTATGTTGTCACCTCTATTGACAATATAATACCATCTGTTGCAAAAGAAATTCCGGGGTTAGTTTTTGTATCAACCATTTTAATTACCGCAATTTTAGGATATTTAGGAAATAAATTCGTTGTGGGGAGATTTTTTTTTGACACGATGGACAGTTTGTTGGAAAAGACTCCTGGAGTAAAACATATTTACACTCCTACAAAAGATGTTATGTCTTCATTTGTGGGAGATAAGAAAAAATTTAATGATCCCGTTTGGGTAAAAACCAATGAAAACCCGGAAATCTGGAGGATTGGATTTTTAACTCAGAAAGAAATGTCTGATGTGGATAAGCACAATTATGTTGCTGTATACCTTCCACATTCATATGCTATTTCCGGATGGGTAATTGTTACAGAAGAAAAAAACATCAAACCTGTAGTGGGCATGACAGCCGCATCAGCTATGAAATTTGCTGTTAGTGGCGGCGTAGCTGGTTTCCACTCTGATGAAAATATATTTAAAGCTCCAGAGTAATATTCATTATTCTTTTAAATATACTTGATGAATTGAAATTATTTTCAAACAAATTTTCTTTACAAAACAAATAAATACTTAACTCATGAATTTACCGTACGCGGAACCTTTCCGTATTAAAATGGTTGAAGAAATTCGCCAGTCAACAAGAGAAGAAAGAGAACAATGGCTTAAAGATGCCAACTACAATTTATTCAATCTAAAATCTTCACAGGTTTTTATCGATCTATTAACTGATTCCGGAACGGGAGCAATGTCAGACAGACAGTGGGGAGCATTGATGACCGGTGACGAAAGTTATGCTGGTTCTCGTTCATTTGACCAACTTCACAACACTGTAAAAAGCATAACAGGTTTCCAATATCTTTTACCTACACACCAAGGAAGAGCTGCAGAAAACGTTCTTTTTTCTGTTCTTGTAAAAGATGGTGATGTTGTACCTGGAAATTCTCATTTCGACACAACAAAAGGACATATTGAATTTCGTAAAGCCCATGCCATTGATTGTACAGTGGATGAAGCTTTTGACATCAACGATCTGCATCCATTCAAAGGGAATATCAATCTTGAAAAACTGGAAGAAGTTTATAAAAGCCACCCAAAAGAAAAGATCCCTTTCTGTCTGATTACGATCACTTGTAATTCTTCAGGAGGCCAGCCTGTTTCTTTGGAAAATATGAAAGCAGTAAGAGAGCTTTCTAATAAATATGGAATTCCTGTTTTCTTTGACTCTGCAAGATTCGCTGAAAACGCTTACTTCATTAAGAAAAGAGAAAAAGGTCAGGAAAACAGAAGTATCAAAGAAATCTGTAAAGAAATATTCTCTTACGGAGATGGAATGACCATGAGTTCTAAAAAAGATGGACTGGTAAACATCGGTGGTTTCATTGCATTAAATAGTGAGGAAATTTTCAGAAAAGCGTCCAGTTTTACTATTATTTATGAGGGGTTCATTACTTACGGAGGAATGGCCGGGAGAGATATGGCCGCTTTATCAGTAGGACTTGATGAAGCTACAGAATTTGCCTATTTAGAAAGTAGAATTTCACAGGTTGAATATCTCGGAAATAAATTGATCGAATATGGAGTTCCAGTTCAAAAGCCAATTGGAGGACATGCTGTTTTTATCGATTCATTAAATTTTCTTCCTAATGTTGCCCGTGAAGAATACCCAGCACAGACTTTAGGTCTTGAA is part of the Chryseobacterium paludis genome and encodes:
- the miaE gene encoding tRNA-(ms[2]io[6]A)-hydroxylase gives rise to the protein MFKLKLPTDPRWANIAEENIEEILTDHAWCEQKAATNAISLITMMPEQTEIVTGLLAIAQEELDHFNQVHEIIKKKGYSFGRARKDDYVNELAKFIVQGKREDLIVDKMLFAAMIEARSCERFKVLTENIKDEELKVFYRELMISEANHYTTFIGFARQLGDPEKVNKRWEEWLDYEASIIKSYGNKETIHG
- a CDS encoding tryptophanase — translated: MNLPYAEPFRIKMVEEIRQSTREEREQWLKDANYNLFNLKSSQVFIDLLTDSGTGAMSDRQWGALMTGDESYAGSRSFDQLHNTVKSITGFQYLLPTHQGRAAENVLFSVLVKDGDVVPGNSHFDTTKGHIEFRKAHAIDCTVDEAFDINDLHPFKGNINLEKLEEVYKSHPKEKIPFCLITITCNSSGGQPVSLENMKAVRELSNKYGIPVFFDSARFAENAYFIKKREKGQENRSIKEICKEIFSYGDGMTMSSKKDGLVNIGGFIALNSEEIFRKASSFTIIYEGFITYGGMAGRDMAALSVGLDEATEFAYLESRISQVEYLGNKLIEYGVPVQKPIGGHAVFIDSLNFLPNVAREEYPAQTLGLEIYKEAGIRTVEIGTLLADRDPETRQNRYPKLELVRLAIPRRTYTNNHMDYIAAAIKNVYERRDEIAKGYKITWEPELLRHFTVQLEEA
- a CDS encoding DUF502 domain-containing protein, with the protein product MKKLTFENIANFFLKNFFQGLVIIGPIGLTIFVIWYVVTSIDNIIPSVAKEIPGLVFVSTILITAILGYLGNKFVVGRFFFDTMDSLLEKTPGVKHIYTPTKDVMSSFVGDKKKFNDPVWVKTNENPEIWRIGFLTQKEMSDVDKHNYVAVYLPHSYAISGWVIVTEEKNIKPVVGMTAASAMKFAVSGGVAGFHSDENIFKAPE